The Ostrea edulis chromosome 1, xbOstEdul1.1, whole genome shotgun sequence genomic sequence atgatatttcaatattatgaCTTAATAAATTGTCCAtgaatgtatattcaatattgtgaCTTAATAAATTGTGTATGATGATATCCTtaatattgtgatttttaaaataaattgtgtatgatgatatttttaatattgTGACTTAATAAATTGTGTATgatgatattttcaatattgTGACTTAATAAATTGTGTATgatgatattttcaatattgTGACTTAATAAATTGTGTATGAATGATATCTTCATTATCGTGATTTAATAAATTGTCTCCggaagatatctttaatattGTGATTTGATAAATTGTCTATGGATGATATCTGCAATATTGTACATGTGATTTTATAAACTGTgtataaatgatatttacaatattgTGATTTAACAGGCCAGCCAATGGCACATGAGAAGAATCGGATCTCCTATACAAACCTTCGAACCTCTAACTATTTTAGTAACACATCCACTTTCTGAAGTAGAAAGTTCAACGGAAGCTACAAACATGTAGAGGGTCAAAGGAGGATCTTTATTTCAAATGCCTACGCATATTTTCTCTGTCCTTTCTCAATTGTGTAATTGCATCATTTGCTCTCTATTGACCCTCCCCAAGTCAGGATCCTTTTCGTATTACGactaaagaaagataactctagaAAAGAGCAACGATAGTTAAAATTCCTTGTTGCTCCATTTCAATATAAATATCGGAAAGCTTGTTAAGACATACGTAGGACACGTGTAAATCAAAGCTAACACGTAGGAAAACCTAAAAGTTTatattcccgtggggatccgggttagaataggtcctcagtaccccttgcttgtcgtaagaggcgactaactggggcggtcattcggatgagaccgtaaaaaaccgacgccccgtgtcacagcaggtgtggcacgataaagatccctccctgctcaaaggctgcgagcgccgagcataggcctacattttgcagcccttcaccgacattggtgacgtctccatatgagtgaaatattctcaataaacattcaatcaatcaacaatgtATACTATGAAGAACTGTGGTCAATCACATAATTCatatatagaatacaaaattaaaagtagggcaaacacggaccctggacacaccagaggtgggatcgggtgcgtaggaggagtaagcatcctctgtggaccggtcacacccgtcatgaaccctatacatgtatattgagcaggtaaacagagttatccatagtcaaaatcagtgtgaaaataatttcctaacaattggtattaaacacgtcagacagtatttcacccaatggcaggttgtattggtaaattagatcgttataacaaccatagaatttgcgaaatgttgactttaaacgggactgttgaaacccctgtaacatctaCTTATTTGTCGGTAGCCTGCCCCGGTCTGGTctaacaagagtactgcaaacggtacaacatacgcccgttAGACCTTCAGTGCAAGATCTGTATCCATGGTGAgaagtaggtcacggtgcaccaatcaagttgaaatgcaaactgaagtTAGGGCCtatattcctccaagaggaagttTGTTATTAAATTTCAGGGCAACATCTGTATCCATAACGAAAACAAGTTTTTTCTACTAAGTAACACTACGACTTTGACcatgagaaacaataggcattcTCCGCTTGGCACAAGGTGTAATTGCATCAAGTTTGTCGGTTCCAGCCCAGACGGTTCGGTCTgcatcctgcctacaaggttttcatactaagtgatatttactacaaccttgactgttgaccttgaagaacaaaatACGTCATCCACGTGacatgaggagtatgtgtaccaaggTTAACGGTCTTAGTCCGAatagttcggtctgtattctgcctacaacgttttcctattaactgatactgcgacctttacctttgaccttgaaaaacgaTAGGTATCTCCGGGTCAAATttggtcctcagtatcccttgcttgttgtaagaggcgactaaatggggcggtctttcggatgagatcgctAAAACCAAGGTCCAGtgtaacagcaggtgtggcacgagaaAGATCCTCTCTACGCAATacccgtaagcgccgagcatagacctaaattttgtaTCCCcttaccggcagtggtgacgtctccttatgagtgaaagatttcaAGTGgaactttaaacaatatacaatcaatcaatcttctcaTTATGGTGATGAAATGTACCAAGTAGCAAGATCCCGGATCTTATGGTGTAGATAGTATAAAGTGGATACGGGGCACTACGAAGGAAAGTACAATTCTAGGCTGATAAATCTGAAATATTCTACCaagattgaattatttttttttaaagttgaaaaGAAAATCCTATAAGCGTAAACCACCTGCATTTACGTTAGAACAACCCAGTTATAATGAAAAGTTGTGAATCTGGAGGTGGCCACCAGTGTAGTCAGGGGAAAGCAATTTATgtcataaaatgtataattttcatgtTTCGTGTTCAGATTTATTTTTAGCATATATTATGTTCGTATTCTCACTTTGAAGCATTTATGATTATGAAGAAAATTCTTCTTTCCTTTTCCGTGAagaaatatcttacatgtaGTGTTATGTTCCTTACagttcaatattttaaaaatcatagtACTGGTTCCAAAACTACATTCTAGCATGGACTTTGCCCTCCCCAGGGAGGGTGAAGCCCATGTTACGTGTATCTTTGGCTAGTGATCTTGTTCTGGTTCGAtacttttatctttaaaaagggtagCGGATCGGATCCCTTGGCTAGTGAATTTGGTTCGATCCGATCTACGTACTACACTTGGATCCGTTGGTCAGTGAAGTTGCATGAGTATAGAATTATTTAGATCTTAATGAATTATGCGGTGTATCAAAACTGACAAGATATAATCACAAGTCTCTTAATCCACGTATTCAATTGAGAATCATCTTTTCATCCACAAAAACCTTCCAAGATCGATTGTTTTTATCCGATTTTTTAAATGCAAGGATTTCGATGAGTTCTTAAATGTTTTGAAGAACGGTAAATGTGTGCCGATTTTAGTAACACTTACAGATATATAGCAACAACTTTTGTAATTAACGAATGAAATACATTGTAATTAGCAGAATAATGGAGAAAGATTGATTCAAGATCTATTATCTTGCCAAAAATGCATGCCTACGAAATCAATTGTCACACACTTGTGAATATGATTATAtacttttgatattgtttaacaaGTCAACATTATTTTCTGACAAGAAATTGTGTCGTCTTGTCGGATAaatatgttgacttgtcagataattatgtcagATCATTCGTCGACTTCCCGGAAAATTATTATGCTAACAGGATGATATAAATTGGTCTTatttatgtttataaaaaacTTCATACTCTCGTTTGATTGACACGTTGACAAAAAGCATGAAGGAATCGGACAAGTGAAATCAATGGACATATGCCACCATAAGGATTTACTTTTCATTTatagtatatttattttatctgtTTTGCTTAATTGTTAAATACTACGTACAATTCCGAGATACTTCGGCGTGGAAGTTCAGGCCGTGTGGCTATCTAAATTCACGGTGGGACGTTTATTTGGAGGCGTTTTTGCCAGGTATATCTCTAATTTACTCACCTTTTGTTACTTtaagtttttgttgttgttttttttcaaagtttctgaTCTCTTTTTTCTAAACATAATACATACTGACATGAgtttattttcagctttgtaattattatccatgttcaattttgttataatgttATAAGATGTACGTCTTTCGCAATAAAGAATTATAGAGTGAGCGGGAGAATATtcacaatatacacatgtatatgtaatcatAGTTCATTTCAAGGAAGGTCACTTCATTTTAGGTATACTTTTAAATATTCTTGGATATTTTACACACGAACCCCGCGCGCGCTCCAAATCCGCCAATGGAGCATACATGTATTCCCAATTCAgagattaaataaaaaatttcaatatgatCTAATAACTAGCAATAAGATATTTATTCTTCTTACTAGTTCTAAACaacccccttttttttttttatcatgtccCCATAATAATAAGGATGGCTCATtataccaaaattttatttaatggcgcGTTAAAGCATCttatatgaagtatgatttcaatATTGAACGAGTGATACAAagtctcaattattttatatgaagtgTCTGTGTTTCcccccggaatgataaaaaggtaGTTTGTGTTTGCATATAAGAAATTTCatgagtccaaatttcgctgtgatttgatacATAGATAtgttattactacagtaacgtgatccgaagagttggatcacgtcgagttgacaggcacGGATCATCAAATCACGAAACGCAAAATGTATCTCAATTTATTTTTAGAGTATAtttgtttaatacatgtatatatatatttttttcgaaTGTCGTGTTTCTTAAAGAGTTTAGCCGTAGATTATGAAAACATTAACATATAACCGTTAAAatttacatagatattttttattaaaaaaaaattagaacgtctaCATGAGTCTTCttggcatgttttattaaatatttatgcatgcatcaaatcaaagtgattttagattttaaaatttcttatcTGCAaacaaaaaatcttttaaaatctttttcatttcggaaaaacacacaaaaaacatataaaataattgagagcttgtatcactcttttaatggtgaaatcatactgcACGTGAAGACGATGTGCTTTAACGAGTCATTCAATAAAGTGTTGGTGTGATGAGCAACCTTAAATCATTCTGGTCAATCCTGCTTAAATTTTagatagagttatctttcttgtttCTTGGGTTTTGTTTACAGCTCGCTAGGTAAACAGCCCTACAACCATATATGGTGCAACACGTTCAGTGAACATAGTAATTGTTTATTTATAGACATGATATGGAAGTATGAGTGTCTATATATCATAAACTAATTATTTCAAACGTTAGTTTTGTCGGTTTGTCTTCAAGATGTATGACGAGATCAAGAATTACCTGAACAGTCAGAAAGAAAAGGGCGGATCCACGAAAAAGCCAGCTCTAGCGGGCGCCCAACCGTCACCCTGGGCATTTCTTCCTCCAGTACCGAAGGATAATTTCAACGAGGTTTACCCGGGGATTCTGTTAGGGAATTAGTAAGTAGACGTACTTTGAATTAACTACCAGTCTCGATAAATAGCCATGGAATAGATTGGTCAGAACTCGTAAATTCAAATAGCACGAATTTCAGACTAAAGGACAAGAGAATTTCTATCATACTTTCTCAAAACTGTTGTTCTATCTACAATAGTAATTTAGGGATCTGATGTGTAAGTGCCATAAGTCCTCTGAAACAAATATAATATGGTATGTCATTTGATTTGTCCACGATTTCTACATTGTATGGTTCCCGGGAGGGTATAATGTCCGGATAGTGCATAATGACCTGATTACATATATTTCTAAACTATGACATTATGAAGTGCATTAACCAAACCTTTTTTTAACTTAATATACTCAATATtaacatatgaaaaaaaaatatataaaatgcatcttaaatatttttttacacTGTGTGctgtggtggatccaggatATCTTACACGAGCACgaatgaacaaaaaaaaaacccaacttgcTGGGCTCTCATTTAGAGATGAAAAGGTCGGTACCCGAGATGTACCATCTTCTCTATAGCCAAGGATTTCTGATTCGCCATTGTTCTTTACCTGATATTCACCGACTTCATTAGGCAGGTTGATAACGACAAGTACACATGTGGGTATGTGGCGCCGTGTTAGTTTTCcgattttagaattttatttccatatttacaaatattaataacatttttttcccctggattttcattgttttattagaagtttaaaaattcgaatttcttatttcaaaattacTACAAGAGCGTTTCTCTAAATAAATGACCCTTATCCATtaattcaaggtcaaaggttttCTTCTATCAAATCAAAACAGAGTGATTAGTATACTGTTGATGTCCTTAATTGATTTCCAGGTAAAAAGGTTAAGGTAACCACACTCCTACTTTTGGGGAAAGGGCATACAGGTTGTAGAGACATTTGATGTTCTAATTACATTTTAGATATGTTAAACaacgagttcgaatcccgctcgcgccggtacgtgagaaagtttcccagtttactttcggaaggtcggtggtctcttcccaggtacattgtatctgggttctctcttccaccaataaaaaaactgggcgccaccagataactgaaaaattgttgagtgtggcggaaaacattaatcaatcaatcaataaacaatgGGAGATAAGTTTTGTGTCTGATTTTAGTTACATAGCCAAAGACAAAGAGGAATTAAAACGGAAGCGAGTGACTCATGTTGTGAACTGTGCTCAGGGGACCAAGTTTAACCAGATAAACACAGACGAGGAATATTTCTCAGGATCAGACATCAAGTTCCTGGGTATTCAGGCCCTGGACACCGCACGGTTCCCCATCAAACAATACTTCCAAACTGCCGCTGACTTCATAGAGGAAGCTCTCAAGGAGAAAGGTAAGATGGACAATATATCTGTGTTTTGATCCGCCGGGGGAAAGAACCCTACgttcatgtatatacatttaggGCGTGTATTCTGCTTTATTTCTGTTGAAATCCATTGCTTGTCATTTGTAACTTTGAATACTGACAATATAGTTGGATGCGGATTTTCATTGCCGCCTTTCAGCGTGTGAATATACAAACACGAATTCCATGACCTATATATCTCGCGGCATTGTTGAAAAATACGTTTTCTggtttatttttcacattttatttgaatttacaaTATGTATTTCTGTACGATGTTTGTTATGAGTTTAGAATTTGCCTTTCTTGGACTATTACCCTTTCCCATCGTTCAAATAAGCAAATCATGACCAAATATGGACAAAGGTCAAGGAGAGGCGACTTTCTGCTGTTACGTTTAAATAACTTACAGGTCtatgatatctatatttacGTACTTGAAAGTGTCTGCTGGAGTACATTCAAGACTTACAGCCAAGGGaccaatttcaaacagaaaatgGCACAAAGTAACCTGTGAACAGGGACAAAAATTCCCTACCGCGCAGGGAAGTGTTGAAAATAAAGTGTGGCGACTGAGACCAGATTTGAAATCGCTGCAATAGAAATCTTAAGACttgaataaaaacatatttacgTTTGTTCGAACAATCTTAAATCATTTTAAGGTTTTAATGGGTTTTGAACAGCGTGGGAGAGGGGGTGAACTACTCAAGGATGCATGTAGTTTTACTTAGGAATAAGAGAATTGTGATTCCTCTGGTGAACGCATTAGCCCGCGAAGTTTCATGAATTTCCATTTTGTTATTTTACGTGTTGTTTACGATTTATATTCAAGACATCAACACATTCACGGTTATCTGTTAATGTATTTATGTTACAGGAACTGTGTACGTTCATTGTCAGAGTGGAATGAGTCGTTCCGGATCTATTGTACTGGCCTATCTAATGATAAAGCAGGATATGTCTGTATTGGACGCTGTAAAACTAGTCCGAGATAAACGAGAGATCTTCCCAAATGACGGATTCCTGAAACAGCTCTGTGAACTAGACCAAGAATTACAACAAAGATGATAACAACGTATGGACATTAAAAAGGCTAAATGCTTAGTGTCCCGATCACAAAGCTAAATGACCATATCCGCGTCATTTCAAACGCGACAAGAGCACCTGTATATCATAGTCTGTTTACAGTAGTGGCgtaatgatgaaatattgatCCACTTTGTGTATCTATCTATAATGAAGTATAAAAAGATAATATACTTGAGATAACAGAAGAAACATTAACTTGCGTTGACTATACACGCCATATTGATGGCAAACGTTATTCAAACTACATATATGTAGGTAACAGACAATGTTAATCATCTTAATGAAATCTATCAAATACGGAAAATCTAAATTGCTGCATCACTGTCCACATATCTGGTACAACGATCCATAAACCCATGGCAACCAGAAGCGCCACCCACGGAGTTCCAGACACAGTTACACTTGGCCGGAAGTCGGGAGCACTGATCTTTTTTCGTAAAGCTTTGCTTGtcgtgttttttaaaacaattagtTCCTGTctcattttcttaatttctgCAATCAGGGCCTCATCTGTAGGTGTTGTGTATTTTGGGTTGGTCACTTTA encodes the following:
- the LOC125663630 gene encoding dual specificity protein phosphatase 3-like yields the protein MYDEIKNYLNSQKEKGGSTKKPALAGAQPSPWAFLPPVPKDNFNEVYPGILLGNYYIAKDKEELKRKRVTHVVNCAQGTKFNQINTDEEYFSGSDIKFLGIQALDTARFPIKQYFQTAADFIEEALKEKGTVYVHCQSGMSRSGSIVLAYLMIKQDMSVLDAVKLVRDKREIFPNDGFLKQLCELDQELQQR